The Thermus neutrinimicus genome contains the following window.
GGAGCTGAGGGGGGTGATAGAGGAAAGGCTGCAATACTACCATGAAGGGAGGCTCCATTCGGGGCTAGGGTACAAAAATATTGAGGGCTCACATGCAGGAGGGAAGCATAGTGTACAAACTTAGGGGCGCAAGCTCCTTCCGCCGGAGGCGGACACAGGATAAAAGGGTGGATGTGGTAGCTTATACCCGCAACAGATGCTCAAGGCCTTCAAGTACCGCCTCTACCCCACCAAGCCCCAAACCAGGGACCTTGAAGGGACCCTTGAGCTCTGCCGCCAGCTGTACAACGCCGCCCTCCAGGAGAGGAGGGATGCCTACAAGAAGGCCGGAAGGACTATCGGCTTCTACAAACAGAAGAGGCACCTACCCAAGATACGGGCCGAGTTGCCCGAGTACAAGCGCATCCACTCCCAGGGGTTGCAAAACGTTATCAACATAAGGGCTACGTCCGTGACCGAGCGGGTGGATAGGGCCTTCCAGGGCTTCTTTCGCCGGGTGAAGAGGGGACAGAAACCAGGCTACCCCCGCTTCAAGGGAAAGGGACGCTACGACTCCTTCACCTTCCCCCAAGCTGGGACTACCGGGGTCAAGGTTCAGGATGGAGGCAAGAGGGTCTTTCTCTTTGGCCTCGGCTCGGTCAAGCTCAAGTTCCACCGCCCCCTGGAAGGCGAGATAAAGACGGCCACGGTCAAAAGGGGAGGGGACCACTGGTACATCGTCTTCGTCTGCCAAGTGGAAGCCAAACCTTTGCCTCCCACTCCCAGGACTATCGGGATAGACCTGGGCACCAACCCCTACTTCCTGGTCACCTCCGAGGGGGAGAGGATCGAAGCCCCAAGGTACCTTCAAAAGGCCCAGGATAAACTTGCCCGAGCACAACGTTCCCTCTCCAGGAAGAAAAAGGGGAGTAACCGCTACAGGAAGGCCAAGGCCCACCTGGCTAAGCCCCACCGTAAGGTTGCCCGTCAGAGAAAGGACTTCCACCACAAGCTAGCGAGGAAGCTGGTGAACACCTATGACACCATCGTTCACGGTCACGGGCATAGCCCGTACCTTGAGGACCTGAACATCCTTGCCCTCTCGCGTACCCCCGTCGCCAAAGGGGTACACGATGCAGGGTGGGCACAGTTCCTAGAAATCCTCGCCTACAAAGCGGCGGAGGCTGGTAGGCGGGTCATTGCCGTAGATCCCCGATACACAAGCCAGGACTGTCCAGTTTGCGGCCACCGGGAGAGGCGTCCCCTCTGGGTACGGCAGTACGCCTGCCCCATGGGCGGGGCCTTCAGGAGAGGTTCTCCTGGTCACGGGCGTGGCCCGTATCTTGGGAAGCCCCGGACTTTAAGTCCGGGGAGTCGTCACCCTAAGGCAGGTTCGGGCGGGCGCGTTTGGGCCAGGGCCTCGAGGGCCCCCCTTAGCACCTCTATCCCTTTCAGGAACTCCTCCACCTCTATGTGTTCATGGGGGGTGTGGTCCAGGGTGGAATCCCCGGGGCCGTAGGCCACCATGGGCACGGGCCAGTGGGGGGCCAGGACGTTCATGTCGCTGGTTCCGGTTTTCAGTTTGAAGACGGGTTTCCCCCCAGCCTTGCGGATCCCCTGCCTTAGGGCCCGGGTCAGGGGGGTGTCCTTGAGGCCCAGGTAGGGCACCTCCCGGCCGAAGAACTCCAGCTCTATGGTGGGGGGGGCATAGGCGGTGAGGTGGCGGATGGCCTCCTCCGGGGGGAGCCTGGGCGGGAGGCGCAGATCAAAGAACATCTCCGCCACCTGCTTGAGCTCCGCGGGCTGGATGCGGAAATCCCTTAGGGTGTACTGCACCTGGTCAAAGGCCCTCTGCCCCACGTTCATGGCCTCCGCCCAGGCCTTGATGGCCACGAAGTAGCTGATGAGCTCCTCCGCGGCGTTGGGCTCGTGGTGGGCGGAGTGGAAGTTGTCCTTTTCCCGCCTTGCCCTTACCAAAAGCCTTCCCTTGTACCCCAGGGTGATGCCCTCCCAGCCCGAGGGTTCCCCGATGATGACGTAGTGGGGCTTAAGCCTGGGGGCCACGAAGCGGGCTCCCTTGGAACTGGGGGCCTCCTCTTCGGTGGCCCCCACCAGGTGGACGGTAAGGCGCCCCTTCGCCTCCTCGGAAAGCCCGGCAGCGGCCAGGATCATGGCCACGAAGGGGCCCTTGGCGTCCACCGCTCCCCGGCCGAAGAGCTTGTTGCCCTCAAGGCGCACCGGCACCACCCCAGGCACGGTGTCGATGTGCCCCAGGAGGACCACCTGGATGGGGCCATGGCCCGTCTGGCCGCGGGCGTTGTCCGCCTCGTCCACAAAGCCTTTAAGGCCGAGCCGCTCCATGCCCTCCGCCAGGTACTCCGCCACCAAGCGCTCCTCACCGGAGGGGGAGGGGATCTTCAGAGCCCCCATCAGGAACTCAACGGGGTCCAAGGCGTTTGCGCTCATGTCATTGGGTTAGTACAGCCCGCACCGCCTCCACCACCCGTTCCAGATCGGCCTTTTCTATCACCAACGGGGGAAGGAAGCGGATCACCGTGGGACCCGCCTGCAGGGTCAGCACCCGGTGCTCCTTTTCCAGGCGCTCGATGTAGGGGGCAGCCTTCTCCTTGAGCTCGAGGCCCACCATGAGCCCGAGCCCCCGCACCTCGCGGATCTTGGGAGAGGGGATCTCCCGTAGCCTTTCCATGAACCAGGGTCCCAGCTCCGCGGCCCTTTCCCAAAGCCGGGTGCGCTCCAGGTAGCGCAGGGCGGCCACCCCGGCGGCCATGGCCAAGGGATTCCCCCCGAAGGTGGTGCCGTGGCCCCCCTTGGGCATGCTCCTCGCCACCTCCTCCCGCATCACCGCCGCCCCCATGGGCACCCCGCCCCCTAAGGCCTTGGCCAGGGTCAGGATGTCGGGCACCACCCCGTAGTGCTCAAAGGCGAAGCGCCTTCCCGTACGTCCCATGCCGGTCTGGATCTCGTCCAGGATCAGTAGGGCACCCTTTTCCCAGGTAATCTCCCGGGCGGCT
Protein-coding sequences here:
- a CDS encoding [LysW]-lysine hydrolase gives rise to the protein MSANALDPVEFLMGALKIPSPSGEERLVAEYLAEGMERLGLKGFVDEADNARGQTGHGPIQVVLLGHIDTVPGVVPVRLEGNKLFGRGAVDAKGPFVAMILAAAGLSEEAKGRLTVHLVGATEEEAPSSKGARFVAPRLKPHYVIIGEPSGWEGITLGYKGRLLVRARREKDNFHSAHHEPNAAEELISYFVAIKAWAEAMNVGQRAFDQVQYTLRDFRIQPAELKQVAEMFFDLRLPPRLPPEEAIRHLTAYAPPTIELEFFGREVPYLGLKDTPLTRALRQGIRKAGGKPVFKLKTGTSDMNVLAPHWPVPMVAYGPGDSTLDHTPHEHIEVEEFLKGIEVLRGALEALAQTRPPEPALG